The following are encoded in a window of Vibrio azureus genomic DNA:
- a CDS encoding phosphate ABC transporter substrate-binding protein yields MKKTVTGALALLGLMAVTSVSAKETISAVGSSSVTPLMEVFSETYMKTHPDVFIEVQGPGSSAGVKAAKNGSADLGMSSRNLKDSEQEPTLKEEKVALDGIAVVVNPQNQLPGLTAEQVTAIYKGEVTNWKEVGGADKPIVTITRDTASGTRGAFEDIMSLKMKLAGKKVSAISQRAQVANGNGALKTMVASNPYAIGYISLGTVDKSVLALPIDGVQASVDNVKNGSYKVARPFLVLYKDGQPSAQAQQFLDWMLTKEAQALVEQNGYIAIN; encoded by the coding sequence ATGAAAAAGACAGTAACAGGTGCTCTTGCACTTCTAGGGTTAATGGCTGTAACTTCTGTTTCTGCCAAAGAAACAATCTCTGCTGTAGGTTCAAGTAGTGTTACGCCACTGATGGAAGTTTTCTCTGAAACCTATATGAAAACTCATCCAGATGTATTTATAGAAGTACAAGGTCCAGGCTCTTCTGCTGGTGTTAAAGCCGCAAAAAATGGTTCTGCTGACTTAGGTATGTCTTCTCGTAATCTCAAAGATTCTGAACAAGAGCCCACATTGAAAGAAGAGAAAGTGGCCCTTGATGGTATTGCTGTTGTGGTAAACCCTCAAAACCAACTGCCAGGTCTTACTGCTGAACAAGTAACGGCTATTTATAAAGGGGAAGTGACCAACTGGAAAGAGGTGGGGGGGGCTGATAAACCTATCGTCACCATCACTCGTGATACTGCTTCAGGCACTCGTGGTGCATTTGAAGACATCATGTCCCTAAAAATGAAATTAGCGGGTAAGAAAGTTTCTGCTATCTCACAACGTGCCCAGGTTGCGAATGGTAATGGCGCATTGAAAACCATGGTTGCTTCTAACCCATACGCAATTGGTTATATCTCTTTAGGTACCGTAGATAAATCTGTTCTAGCGCTGCCTATCGATGGCGTTCAAGCATCGGTTGATAATGTTAAGAATGGCTCTTACAAAGTCGCTCGCCCGTTCTTGGTATTGTACAAAGATGGCCAACCTTCTGCTCAAGCTCAACAATTTTTAGATTGGATGCTAACCAAAGAAGCTCAAGCGCTTGTTGAGCAAAATGGCTACATTGCCATTAACTAA
- a CDS encoding Lpp/OprI family alanine-zipper lipoprotein, producing MNKTLIAAAATSVFLLAGCASSDDATTSKLNELSNQVSELSQNVQSLQSDVQKSGAAAMAAQEEAERANDRIDNIAQSYTK from the coding sequence ATGAACAAAACGTTGATTGCAGCTGCAGCTACTTCTGTTTTTCTTCTAGCAGGTTGTGCGTCTTCTGACGATGCTACAACATCTAAACTAAACGAGCTAAGCAACCAAGTTAGTGAGCTAAGCCAAAACGTTCAATCTCTTCAATCTGACGTACAAAAATCAGGTGCAGCAGCAATGGCAGCACAAGAAGAAGCTGAACGCGCTAACGATCGTATCGATAACATCGCTCAGTCTTACACTAAGTAA
- the pstA gene encoding phosphate ABC transporter permease PstA — protein MNRVKLKQTRQRKDKIFHALVWASAALTVGFLFWIMWYILSNGLQHVDWKFITDNYTRTGDEHGIFPMIVSTIYMVIASISVAAPIGIMTAIYLTEYAKVGSRLVKVIRFCTESLAGIPSIIFGLFGMTFFVAILGLGFSILSGALTLSILILPVIIRTTEEALMAVPQTYREGSYGLGASKTYTIWRLILPSAIPGILTSVILSIGRVIGESAPVFLTAGMVARIPDSLLDSGRTLTVHLYKLTTELFTIDEWNQAYGTATVLIVVVLIINTLTKLIARRLNRANY, from the coding sequence ATGAATCGCGTAAAATTAAAGCAAACTCGCCAGCGTAAAGACAAAATTTTTCACGCTTTGGTGTGGGCTTCAGCCGCCCTAACTGTCGGCTTTCTATTCTGGATTATGTGGTACATCTTATCGAATGGTTTACAACACGTAGATTGGAAGTTCATTACCGATAACTATACTCGTACTGGTGATGAGCACGGTATCTTTCCGATGATTGTATCGACTATTTACATGGTCATCGCATCGATTTCCGTAGCAGCACCAATCGGTATTATGACAGCAATCTATTTAACCGAATACGCCAAAGTCGGTAGTCGATTGGTTAAGGTGATCCGATTCTGTACGGAGTCCCTTGCGGGCATACCTTCTATTATCTTTGGTCTTTTTGGTATGACATTCTTTGTCGCCATATTGGGGTTAGGATTCTCGATTTTATCAGGGGCGCTGACATTAAGTATCCTCATTCTTCCTGTCATTATTCGTACAACAGAAGAAGCGTTAATGGCGGTGCCACAGACGTACCGTGAAGGTTCGTATGGTCTTGGCGCATCAAAAACTTATACGATTTGGCGATTGATTTTACCCAGTGCTATCCCTGGCATTTTGACCTCGGTGATCCTGAGTATTGGTCGAGTTATTGGAGAATCAGCGCCTGTGTTTTTAACCGCTGGTATGGTTGCTCGTATTCCTGATTCGCTATTAGATTCTGGGAGAACCCTTACTGTTCACTTATATAAGTTGACCACTGAGCTATTTACTATTGATGAATGGAATCAAGCCTATGGAACAGCAACGGTTTTAATTGTTGTCGTTCTCATTATCAATACATTAACGAAACTGATTGCCCGACGTCTTAATCGTGCAAACTACTAA
- the pstC gene encoding phosphate ABC transporter permease subunit PstC: MTIATDSKKFITTETISRPKSALRTKRRVDWKERIFHGLFLTSAVIGILSLAIIAYFIIKESIPAFQEAGVSGIVLGQHWLPPALYGVATMIVASVASTAGAVIVGVPIGVLTAIFIAEIAPKRLANIIRPAVELLAGIPSVVYGFFGLVIIVPLIQNVFDVPAGNTILAGIIVLGIMILPTVITVSETSIRAVPKTYKEGSLALGASKVYTIFKLLVPAARSGIMTGVILGIGRALGETMAIIMVMGNAPAMPEGILDSARTLTANIAIEMSYASGVHANALYATGVVLLVFIMTLNALLLYFNREKAK, encoded by the coding sequence ATGACCATCGCAACAGACAGTAAAAAATTTATTACCACCGAGACAATTTCTCGTCCTAAATCCGCTTTGCGCACTAAACGTCGAGTTGATTGGAAAGAACGCATTTTTCATGGCCTGTTTTTGACTAGTGCTGTCATCGGTATTTTATCGCTAGCCATTATTGCTTATTTTATTATTAAAGAGAGTATTCCTGCTTTCCAAGAGGCTGGCGTCTCTGGCATCGTTTTAGGGCAGCATTGGTTACCTCCTGCCTTGTATGGTGTCGCAACCATGATTGTGGCTTCTGTCGCTTCTACGGCAGGAGCGGTTATCGTTGGCGTGCCTATTGGGGTGTTAACCGCTATCTTTATTGCAGAAATCGCCCCTAAGCGATTAGCGAATATCATACGTCCAGCGGTTGAGTTGCTTGCTGGGATTCCTTCGGTTGTTTATGGCTTTTTTGGCCTCGTGATCATTGTGCCACTGATTCAAAATGTCTTTGATGTCCCTGCTGGTAATACGATTTTAGCTGGCATCATCGTCTTAGGCATTATGATCCTGCCGACGGTGATTACCGTTTCTGAAACGTCGATTCGAGCAGTGCCCAAAACCTACAAAGAAGGATCGTTAGCGCTTGGAGCATCCAAGGTATATACAATTTTCAAATTACTCGTTCCTGCTGCTCGTTCAGGCATTATGACGGGGGTGATCTTAGGTATTGGCAGAGCATTAGGCGAAACGATGGCCATTATTATGGTGATGGGGAATGCACCTGCGATGCCTGAAGGAATTTTGGATTCAGCTCGGACATTGACGGCAAATATTGCGATTGAAATGTCTTATGCAAGCGGTGTGCATGCCAATGCGCTTTACGCGACCGGTGTGGTCCTTTTAGTGTTTATTATGACGTTAAATGCGCTACTTCTTTACTTTAACCGAGAAAAAGCGAAATAG
- a CDS encoding DMT family transporter has product MKNKYFLLAVIGLIWGSQFIFQKIALTALTPQLVGVGRAIVGFITLFVMCKMLNVQSKGGTSWIVYMLIGLLEASIPFTLVPWGQQYVSSSIASVLIGTIPFFVILFTPLLSAGNKISRASILSVFVGFFGLLFLFAPGIIEGNNSLNFWGATAILGASASFGVALLLLSKCGDEHPLIVARNVLGSASLQILLISLFTGSQIPRNITLDSFLSIVYLGVMCAGVVYFLYMILISNAGPVFASLTNYLVPTFGVLIGFAFAHEHVGLNTWVALLLILIAVAFNQKKATGEIVHE; this is encoded by the coding sequence ATGAAGAACAAATATTTTCTGCTGGCAGTCATTGGTTTAATTTGGGGCTCTCAGTTTATATTTCAAAAAATTGCACTCACCGCTTTAACACCACAGCTGGTTGGCGTTGGTCGAGCCATCGTGGGTTTTATTACACTATTTGTTATGTGTAAGATGCTAAACGTACAATCCAAGGGTGGCACCTCTTGGATTGTCTACATGCTGATCGGACTGCTAGAAGCATCAATACCATTTACGCTAGTGCCATGGGGACAGCAGTATGTCTCCTCGTCCATTGCCTCAGTGCTTATTGGCACCATTCCATTTTTTGTCATCTTATTTACGCCACTACTAAGTGCAGGGAACAAAATTTCTCGTGCCAGTATTCTTAGCGTCTTCGTCGGTTTCTTCGGCTTACTGTTTCTATTTGCACCGGGCATTATAGAGGGTAATAACTCATTAAACTTTTGGGGGGCCACAGCCATCCTTGGTGCCTCCGCGTCGTTTGGTGTAGCGCTTCTACTACTGTCTAAATGTGGAGATGAGCACCCATTAATTGTGGCAAGAAATGTATTGGGCTCAGCTAGCTTACAGATATTACTGATTTCACTATTTACTGGTAGTCAAATACCAAGAAATATAACCTTAGATTCATTTTTATCTATCGTCTACCTAGGTGTAATGTGTGCAGGAGTAGTGTATTTCCTATATATGATACTCATCTCAAATGCTGGCCCAGTATTTGCTTCATTAACTAACTACCTTGTCCCAACCTTCGGTGTATTGATTGGCTTTGCTTTCGCTCATGAACATGTTGGTTTAAACACTTGGGTAGCATTATTACTCATATTGATAGCTGTTGCATTTAACCAAAAAAAAGCAACTGGTGAGATAGTACATGAGTAG
- a CDS encoding tautomerase family protein, translating to MPHVLIKHFPSHISREDKERIANKIANVISSGFDCPDEVVSVSMQDVEQELWNKDVYQPDIEDRQDILVKKPNY from the coding sequence ATGCCACATGTATTGATTAAACACTTCCCCTCACACATTTCTCGGGAAGACAAAGAACGCATTGCCAATAAGATAGCGAACGTCATTTCATCAGGGTTTGACTGCCCAGATGAGGTTGTCTCCGTCTCCATGCAGGATGTGGAGCAAGAGCTCTGGAATAAAGATGTTTACCAACCTGATATAGAAGATAGACAAGACATCTTAGTCAAGAAACCCAACTACTAA
- a CDS encoding DEAD/DEAH box helicase, protein MENTLQFKDLGLDNRLLKNLKHYDFKKATDIQQQAIPVAIAGKDLLASSKTGSGKTLAFVLPMLHKSLKNKSFTAKDPRAVILAPTRELAKQVYGELRSMLMGLSYEAALILGGENFNDQVKALRRYPKFIVATPGRLADHLEHRSLYLDGLETLVLDEADRMLDLGFAPELRRIHKAAKHRRRQTLMFSATLDHAEVNDIASEMLNDPKRIAIGVSNEEHKDITQTFYLCDHLDHKEAILDRVLEDAEYRQVIIFTATRDDTDRLTAKLNEKKLKAIALSGNLNQTQRNTIMSQFERAVFKILVTTDVASRGLDISTVTHVINFDMPKHTEEYVHRVGRTGRAGNKGDAISLVGPKDWDSFKRVEAYLQQDLSFSTLEGLKGKFKGLKPRKPDFRGKKAAPNKAKAPAKKTSKKPVKRDKGFYQNVAVGDNVFIPKKKPVEPSSDD, encoded by the coding sequence TTGGAGAATACTTTGCAATTTAAAGATCTAGGCCTAGACAACCGATTGTTGAAGAACCTAAAACATTACGATTTTAAAAAAGCGACTGACATACAGCAACAGGCTATCCCCGTTGCTATTGCAGGCAAGGATCTACTGGCATCTTCTAAAACGGGTTCAGGTAAGACTTTGGCTTTTGTATTGCCTATGCTTCATAAATCTCTCAAAAACAAGTCGTTTACTGCGAAAGATCCAAGGGCTGTGATTCTTGCTCCAACGCGAGAGTTAGCGAAGCAAGTATATGGTGAATTGCGTTCTATGCTCATGGGGCTATCTTACGAGGCTGCATTAATTCTTGGTGGTGAAAACTTTAATGACCAAGTGAAAGCATTGCGTCGATACCCTAAATTTATTGTCGCAACGCCAGGACGTTTGGCTGACCATTTGGAGCACCGCTCTCTGTACCTAGATGGCTTAGAAACATTGGTGCTTGATGAAGCGGATCGTATGCTTGATTTAGGCTTTGCTCCGGAACTGCGTCGAATTCATAAAGCGGCTAAGCATCGTCGTCGTCAAACCTTGATGTTCTCAGCAACGTTAGATCATGCTGAGGTCAACGATATTGCCTCTGAAATGCTCAATGATCCTAAGCGTATTGCAATTGGTGTTTCTAATGAAGAGCACAAAGACATCACTCAGACATTTTATCTGTGTGACCACTTAGATCATAAAGAAGCGATTCTGGATCGTGTGCTTGAAGACGCCGAGTATCGTCAAGTGATCATCTTTACGGCGACCCGAGATGATACAGATCGGCTAACCGCCAAGCTAAATGAGAAGAAACTCAAGGCTATTGCTCTGAGTGGCAATTTAAATCAGACTCAACGCAATACCATCATGAGTCAATTTGAACGTGCCGTGTTTAAAATATTGGTGACGACAGATGTTGCGTCTCGTGGTTTAGATATTTCGACTGTCACTCATGTCATCAACTTTGATATGCCAAAGCATACAGAGGAGTATGTTCACCGAGTCGGAAGAACGGGACGAGCGGGTAATAAAGGCGATGCTATTTCATTGGTGGGCCCTAAAGATTGGGACAGCTTTAAACGTGTAGAAGCTTATCTGCAGCAAGACCTTAGTTTTTCGACACTTGAAGGACTTAAAGGTAAGTTCAAAGGATTAAAACCGCGTAAACCAGACTTCCGTGGTAAGAAAGCTGCGCCGAATAAAGCAAAAGCTCCGGCGAAGAAAACATCGAAGAAGCCAGTCAAACGTGACAAAGGCTTTTATCAAAATGTTGCAGTGGGTGATAATGTCTTTATCCCTAAAAAGAAGCCTGTTGAGCCAAGTTCAGACGATTAA
- a CDS encoding MarR family winged helix-turn-helix transcriptional regulator: MQYDHVDRLLVQWHHQRPDLDCSPMAVVGRLSRMSRMFDSKINATFKKHSLSSVEFDILTTLRRFNEPMTPTELYQTLMLSSGAMSTRIEKLVQRGFIERIANSEDRRSCRVVLTPEGSIHVNKALEDHLVNEKKMLEPLSNEQCEQLSQLLRAWLLANES, from the coding sequence ATGCAATATGACCATGTCGACCGTTTGTTGGTGCAGTGGCATCATCAAAGACCAGATTTGGATTGTTCACCGATGGCAGTAGTTGGCCGACTCAGCCGAATGAGTAGAATGTTTGATAGTAAAATCAATGCTACATTTAAAAAACATTCATTAAGTTCAGTGGAGTTTGACATCTTAACTACACTTCGGCGCTTCAATGAACCCATGACACCAACTGAGCTCTATCAAACATTAATGTTATCTTCTGGTGCTATGAGCACACGTATTGAAAAACTTGTACAAAGAGGGTTTATTGAACGTATTGCTAACTCAGAAGATAGAAGAAGCTGTCGTGTTGTTCTTACCCCAGAGGGCTCCATCCATGTTAATAAAGCTCTAGAGGATCACTTAGTTAATGAAAAAAAGATGCTTGAACCTCTGTCAAATGAACAGTGTGAACAACTATCCCAACTGCTCCGAGCTTGGCTACTGGCTAATGAATCTTAA
- a CDS encoding SUKH-3 domain-containing protein, with protein sequence MKKRTEEYLTSMGWSSERMVELPEEYSTYSINDNVKSILRNIYGLTLIDDDGYKRPLLLTSKDFDLAKEYVVEAIEDFKFPVDFYPIGEHSEFAGYLYIDKNGDFYYLEGELYFLGSNLDEFIEAIVFEERDMIGIDKPEPCCCVNYPEGAESKLTPSQRLTYFNWQTPAPWLYDIELGLIPL encoded by the coding sequence ATGAAAAAAAGAACTGAAGAGTATTTAACCTCCATGGGCTGGAGTAGTGAGCGTATGGTTGAATTACCTGAAGAATATTCAACGTATTCAATCAATGACAATGTCAAAAGCATTCTAAGAAACATATATGGTCTCACTTTAATTGATGACGATGGTTATAAGAGACCTTTACTTCTAACGAGTAAGGATTTTGATCTTGCAAAAGAATATGTTGTTGAAGCTATAGAAGACTTTAAGTTTCCTGTAGATTTTTACCCAATTGGCGAACACTCTGAATTTGCAGGTTACTTATATATAGATAAAAATGGTGATTTTTATTACTTAGAGGGAGAGCTATACTTTTTAGGCTCAAATTTAGATGAGTTTATCGAAGCGATAGTTTTCGAGGAGAGGGATATGATCGGGATCGACAAGCCTGAACCTTGTTGTTGTGTCAACTATCCAGAAGGTGCTGAAAGCAAACTAACACCCTCGCAAAGGCTCACTTATTTTAATTGGCAAACACCGGCCCCCTGGTTGTATGACATCGAATTAGGTCTTATTCCACTCTAA
- the pstB gene encoding phosphate ABC transporter ATP-binding protein PstB, which produces MNKFDIEGLNLFYGQNQALKSINLPIPVRQVTALIGPSGCGKSTLLRCLNRMNDLIEGVKITGKLTMDGEDIYGNIDVADLRIKVGMVFQKPNPFPMSIYENVAYGLRAQGVKDKKHIDEIVERSLRGAALWDEVKDRLKSHAFGLSGGQQQRLCIARTIAMEPDVILMDEPTSALDPIATHKIEELMEELKKDYTIVIVTHSMQQARRISDRTAFFLMGELVEHNDTNTIFSNPQDDRTQGYVNGDFG; this is translated from the coding sequence ATGAACAAGTTTGATATTGAAGGCCTCAATTTATTCTATGGTCAGAACCAAGCGTTAAAATCGATTAATTTGCCGATCCCCGTCCGTCAAGTCACGGCACTTATTGGTCCATCAGGGTGCGGAAAATCGACATTGTTGCGTTGTTTAAATCGCATGAACGATCTTATCGAGGGAGTGAAAATTACCGGTAAGCTGACGATGGATGGTGAAGATATTTATGGCAATATCGATGTTGCAGATTTAAGGATAAAAGTCGGGATGGTGTTCCAAAAACCAAACCCTTTTCCTATGAGCATCTATGAGAATGTGGCTTATGGTTTAAGGGCACAAGGCGTCAAAGATAAAAAGCATATTGATGAAATCGTTGAGCGTTCATTGCGTGGTGCTGCTCTGTGGGATGAAGTCAAAGATCGCCTGAAATCGCATGCATTTGGTCTATCAGGAGGTCAGCAGCAACGCTTGTGTATTGCTCGTACGATAGCGATGGAACCCGATGTGATCTTAATGGATGAGCCGACTTCTGCTCTTGACCCTATTGCCACACATAAAATTGAAGAGTTGATGGAAGAGTTAAAAAAAGATTACACCATCGTTATTGTGACTCACTCGATGCAGCAAGCACGTCGTATCTCCGACCGAACGGCATTTTTTCTGATGGGGGAGTTGGTTGAGCATAATGATACCAATACTATTTTTAGCAACCCACAAGATGACCGTACTCAAGGTTATGTTAATGGTGATTTTGGTTAA